The DNA region TTCCACGCAGCCCCTTGAAAGTGGCTGCGAGACGGTCCTGCAGAGTGTCGAACACGGATAGTCCTTCGGTAAGGGTCACGAGACGAGGTGCGCAGGGAGCGCTCCTCCTAGGCTACCGCCTCACCTTGTCATGAGAGGCGGGGAACCACGGCACAGGCTTCACAGGCCGAACTGGCCAAGCCATCTCAGGCATTGGCGAAGGTACGGAACATAGGTCCCAGTACCATGCCCTCCTTGGTCGAGGACGATGAACTCATACTGCTTGAGTGCGTGGGCATGATTCCAGAAATCCTGTCCGTCGGACCACACCTGACCGTTCAACATCAGCGGATTGTCCACGTCGCCCCATGTTGACCGATCGCGTTTTGACATGACCGAGAGGAAACGCACCCTGGAGTCCACATTCCCCGCCTTGACCCTCGCCAAGGGCGAGTTGTCAGCAATCAACTGAGGCGTCACCTTGGAAAGTGCTGGCCCCTCGAAGGTTGGATGATAGTACCCTGCCAAGGCGAAACCCGCATTGAAGTCGAGCGGGTACTTGGAGGTGAGGTTGGCAGCGCAGTAGCCGCCAGTACTCCATCCAGCCACAAATCGCGATTCCCGTGTGCTCCCGACGCGATAGTGTCTCTCCACCTGTTCCCGGACCGTCTTCATGACCCATGTCTGATGGTTGGTCCCCGCAATGTCCATGCATTCGGTATCCTGCCCAGAACGAATCTTGCCCGGCAGAACGACGACGATGAATGGGGTGACCTCACCGCTCTTGACCAACGAGAGTGCCGGGTCGATGAGCGGGATCGATTGCAGAGCGTGGTCACCGGTGTCATTGACGCCTCCGATCCAGTAGAGGACCGGGAACTGGGTGTGTGCCTCGGACTTCTCGAAGTACTGTGGCGGCAACCAGACCGGCACATGCGAGTACGCAGGGTCTGTCCCCGCCACGTCGACACCGGTGAGGAGACCACCCGGATTTGGATTGTGTGGTGACACCGGAACGACACTGGCCGATGGACTCGTCACCGTGACGAGGTCTTGAGTCGAGACGGTGGCAGTCCTCCCGAACAACTCGTCCCAGCTCGCGTAGAACGCATAGGTGTTGTTGACGTGCAGGAATACGGCGACGAGCCCGAGTGCCTGACACAGAAGGACGACGACGAGAGCAGCCGCACCTCGTCCGATCCGTCGTGGAACCGATCGACCCCAGCTACGCAGTGCCACGACAATGCCAATGATCAGTGGCGTGGCAACTGCGAGAATGGCCACGGTGAGCTCAAGGCCCGGGCTGAGTATGTCGATCACGTTGGGCGATCCTATATCGACGCTGCTTACATCGGCACAGGCTTATGTCGGCACCGGTTCACATCGACATGGGGCACACACCGTACAGCGTGCCCATCTCACTGCCCCATGAGTCCATCGACGAAGCCCGCGGCTTCGAAGGGTGCGAGATCGTCGGGCCCCTCACCCAGCCCGATGAGCTTGACGGGCACGCCGAGCTCCTGCTGCACCTGCACGACGATGCCTCCCTTGGCCGAACCGTCCAGCTTGGACAGGACGACACCGGTGACGTCGACGACCTCGGCGAAGACGCGGGCCTGGGTGAGGCCGTTCTGACCAGTGGTGGCGTCAAGGACGAGGAGCACCTCGGACACGCTGGCAAGCTTCTCGATGACGCGCTTGACCTTGCCCAGCTCATCCATGAGCCCCGCCTTGTTGTGCAGTCGACCAGCGGTGTCGACGATGACGACGTCCGCACCGTCGTCGATACCGGTCTGGACGGCTTCATAGGCCACCGAGGCGGGGTCGGTCCCGGCGTCCTTGCGCACGGTGCGCACTCCGACGCGCTCCCCCCAGGTCTCCAGCTGCTCACCGGCAGCTGCGCGGAAGGTGTCGGCGGCACCGAGGACGACCGATTTGCCGTCGGCGACGAGCATGCGGGCAATTTTTCCGCAGGTGGTCGTCTTGCCCGTGCCATTGACTCCGACCATGAGGATGACTGCCGGCTTGCCCTCCTCGTGGTCCAGCTTCAGCTCACGGTCCATGTCCGGGTTGACGAGTGTGACGAGTTCGTCGTGCAGCACCGTGCGGGCGCGCTGCGGATCGGCGACACCGTCGATGGCGAGTTCGGAGCGCAGCTTCTCCACGAGTTCGGTACTCGGCCCGACGCCGAGGTCGGAGGTGATGAGGGTGGTCTCGAAGTCGTCCCAGGTGTCCTCGTCGATGTGGTCGGAGCTGAGCAGCTCGGCGAGACCGCGAGCCAGGGCATTGTTGCTGTTGGCCAGACGGCGACGCAGCCGTGCCAGACGTGAGGTGGAGGCCTCCGGCGTCTCCACGGTGGGCTGGGCCTCGGCACGGTCGGCCGGTTCCTCGGCAGCCGGGGCACCGGTCGGTTCCTGGGCAGGTGCTCCTTCAGCCTGGTCCGCTGCACCTGCATGTGCAGCCTCATCGGTGGAGGTGGGCTCGCCCTCACCGATCTGTGGACGCTGCCCACTCTTGACCTGTTTGCGATTGACGATCGCGACCCCCAGGGCGATCACCCCGAGGATGACAAGAATGACAAGGATGGTTCCGATGACAACAGCAGAATTCACGATGCCATCCTATCGGGTCGGGGCAAGACGTCCCTCGAGTGACGCTGGGGTCTACCATGGATTCAGATGATCCATGACACCTCAGGCACAGGCGTGGGAACAGCCATCAGCGAGCCTGACGTGAGCGTGTCGCCGTGTCACCGGGAGTATTCAGCGGCAGTCGTGGAACCGCTGGTGGTTGCCGTCGGATCGCCAGCCGATTCAGCAGCCTCGGTGGGGTGCCCCGCAGCCGTGCCATCGGCCTCGATGTAGGCCAGCGTCTGCCCCTCATGGCTCTTGACGGCCCGGAAGGTCCACAGTTTGTTGACGACGAAGTTGATTGGCATCGTGACGACGATCGTGATGATCTGCGACCAGTACTCCCGGGAGTGCAGACCGGCTGACTCGTGGAAGAAACCCTCGGGGAGATAGACGGGTGAGGTGGGATTCGTCAACGCCACCTTGATGAACAGACCGGCGACGGCGGCCACCGAACCGACGAGGAAGAACGGACCGAACTCGGCCCACCAGCCGCGACGCACATCCCGTTTGAACGTCCAGGAGCGGTTGAGCTGGAAGTTGAAGACGTTGGCCACCAGGAAGGCCACGATCCACACCAACGAGGTGAACCGGAAGTTCCACCTCGTCCCGAACAGGTTGAACAGCACGTCCTGGGCATGTGCGGTGCCACCGTGCATCTTGTTGAGGACGATCGCGACCAGGATGTTGACGACGAACCCGGATCCTCCGACGAACCCGAACTTGATGAGTTCGCGCAGGGTCTTCGACCAATCTCGCTGCTTGTGGGTGGACATCACGGCCGTAATCCTACGGCGATGGGCAAAACAAGGCACATCACGCTCATGTCGAACCCAAGGCGAAGCTCGCGATGCGGCCAGTCATCATCCCCGAGCGGTTCAGTCCACTGCGCCCAGAAAGCCGCGTGGACGACATCGTCGGGGTCAAGTCCGTGCTTGAGCGCACTCGGATGAATCCTCATGCGGCATAGGCAGCCAAAACCTGCCGGATCGCCTCCGCACGTGTCACCTGCCCCCGATCTGCAATGACATCAAGAGCAGCAAGCTCGTCTGCCGTCAGGGCGTGACCACGTCCACAGGCTCGGCCCCACGCCCTGGAATGGCCTCGACCACGTCGCTTGAGCTCCGCAACGTCACAGTCAGCCTCGGCTTCGGCAACCCATGCCTGGATCTGCTCCTCGATGGGCGTGTCCACGTTCACACGACAATGATGGACATGCACCGAAGCGCGGCATGTGCCGTCAGCGCAACCGTTGGCACCTCGGACACCGGTGGCTGGACCGGTTCATGAACGACTCGCGAACGATGGGCGTTCCACAGCGGTGGCAGGGCTCACCTTCTCGTCCGTAGACGTCGAGGGAGCGCCCGAAGTATCCCGAGCTGCCATTGACGTTGACGTAGAGCTTGTCGAACGAGGTACCACCCTGCTCCAGGGCCTCGACCATCACCCCGCGAGCAACCTGCCACAGCTCGACGGCCTGCCGCTGGCTCATGGCATTGGTGGGGGTCAGCGGATGCAGCCGGGCACGCCACAGGGACTCATCGGCATAGATGTTGCCGATCCCGGAGACGAGACTCTGGTCGAGCATGGCGCGTTTCACGGTACTGCGTCGCCGACACATTCGCTGGGCGGCAGCGTCGAGGTCGATCTCTGGGTCGAAGAGGTCTCGTCCGATGTGTGCGATCTCGGTGGGCAGCGCAGCACCACCGGGGCTCACCCACATGGCCCCGAAGGTGCGTTGGTCGACGAACCTGAGGACCTCTGCCCCACCGGGACGGGCAGCCTCGATCTGGTGGGCAGTCGCTTCCAAGAGGAAGGTGGCGCGGGTGTGACGGTGCCCGTCGTCAGTCGGTTGCCGCCCAGAACCAGCCGATTGGTGCCCACTGCCAGCCTGCAGAGGTTCGGTGCGGACGGCGTGGGGCCCGGCGTCGACGCGGAACTGCCCGCTCATCCCCAGGTGTGCCACCAGTGCGGCGTCGTCATCCAGGGCGAACCACAGGTACTTGCCGCGGCGGCGCACATCGACAATGGTGCGATTCCGGCATCCGTGGACGAATGCAGCAGCACCCCCGACCTGGCGTCGCACCAGGCGGGGATGGTTGACCTCCACGCAACGGATTCGGCGATCCAGGACGTGTTCGCGCAGGCCGCGTCGGACCGTCTCGACCTCAGGAAGTTCCGGCACTCGTCAACTCGGTGACGGCCAGGCGAGCAGCTCCCTGCTCGGCCTCCTTCTTGTTGTGGCCGGTGAAACCGGTGTGCGCCACATCGGCGACAACGGCGTGGGCCTCGTACCGTCGATCGTGATCCGGCCCCGATCCGACGACGTGGTACTGCGGACCCTCCCAGTCATGGGCGGCGCACAGCTCCTGCAGAACGGTCTTCCAGTCCGTACCGGCACCGGTGCGCTGGGCCTCGTCGATGAGCGGATCGAAGAGGTGGTGGACGAGCCGCAGGGCACTGGGAAGCCCCGCGGACAGTTCCACGGCGCCCAGGAGCGCCTCGGTGGTGTCGGCCAGGATCGACGTCTTGTCGTGCCCACCGGTGAGCTCCTCGCCCTTGCCGAGCCTGACGTACGGGCCGATGCCGAGACGTCGTGCCACCTGTCCCAGCGACACCGTGCTGACGACGGCTGCGCGCAACTTGGCCAGATGGCCCTCGCTCAGCTCGGGGAAGGCTCGATAGAGGTAGTCGGTCGTCCCAATTTCCAGGACGGCGTCGCCGAGGAATTCCAGTCGCTCGTTGGTGGGCAGTCCGCCATGTTCGAAGGCGTAGGAGCGGTGTGTAAGGGCGAGATCAAGGAGTTGGGGGTCGATCTCGACCTCCAACTCCTTGAGCAACGCCAGGAATGCCCAGCTGTCGTCGGGGGTGCGGGCCCCCGGCCCAGCTGCTGGCCTGGCCATCAGGCCTGGGTCACCTGACGCATGTTGCTGCGGGAACCGTACTGGCCACACTCCGGGCAGGCGGTGTGCGGCAGGTGCTTGGCACGGCAGGCAGGGTTGGCGCACATGACGAGGGTCGGGGCGACAGCCTTCCACTGCGAACGACGGTGCCGGGTGTTGGAACGGGACATCTTCCGCTTCGGGACAGCCACGATCTTCTCCTTGGGGTATGTGTCTTGACGGCGTTTTCGGGCTCAGGACTCCATGGGGTCGAACTTCGCCAGTTCGGCCCATCGGGGGTCGATCTGGTCCCCGTGGTCGTGATCGGGATCATCATTGAGGTGGGCTCCGCACTCGGGGCACAGCCCCAAGCAGTCCGGGTCGCACAACGGGTTGAGCGGCAGGTTCAACACGATGGCCTCCCGAAGAACTGGGTCGAGATCGATGGTGTCATCGTCCTGCACCCACAAGGAGTCCTCCTCGGCCTCGCGATCGGGGTAGAAGTACAGCTCCTGAAGGTCGAAGGTCCGAGGATCCTCGATCCGGTCCAGGCAGCGTGAGCACTCCCCCACCAGCGTGGTCGATGCAGTTCCCGTCACGAGGATCCCCTCGACCACCGACTCCATACGGAGATCGACGTCGATCGACGAGCCCTCGGGAACACGAATCATGTCCACACCGAGCTCCGCTGGAGCGGGGAACGGACGATGCACCGCAATCATCTGACCAGCTTGACGGCGCAGTCCGCTGACATCCATCAGCAGGGCATTGTCACCGTCAGGACGGCGATGGTTGGTGTTCATCGCAAGATTCCCTTCGACCAGTGGAACACGACGAGGTCATGACCGGCGCACCAGTTTACTCTCTCTGACGTCTCAGACAAATCCCCTCGGACCCACCGGGCCATATGTCGCCGTGGGTCACGTCACTCGTCACGACCGGGCTCGCCCCCCAACACGCCGGAACCGAACTTCCGGCGCAGGGCCTCGGTGACCGTCGGAGTGACGAATGCGCTGACGTCTCCCCCGTAGGAGGCTGCTGAACGAATCATCGACGAGCTGATCGTGCCGAATTCTCGTCCGGCCGGGAGCAGGATCGTCTCTATGCCGCTCATCTCCTTGTTGAGGTGGGCCATCTGCAGCTCGTAGTCGAAGTCGCCGCCGAATCGCAGGCCACGGACGATGACGTCGGCACCATGTGCGCGGCAGAAGTCCACGAGCAGCCCGTCGACGAGATGCACCGAGACCTGCGGTATGTCCTTGACGGCGTCCCGGACGAGGGAGACCCGCTCATCCATGGAGAAGATCCCGTTCTTGGCGGTGTTGACGGCCACCCCCACGATGACCTCGTCGACAAGGTTCCTGGCTCGGGTGACGATGTCGACATGGCCCCGGGTGATCGGGTCGAAGGACCCGGAAAAGACGGCCTTCATGGGCGTTCCTCCTGGTGTGAGTTGGTGCGGTGGGTTGACGTGGTTGCAGGCCGGTGGGCGGGCTGCCGAAGAACTCATTGACTGGGATCAGCCCGTTGGGCGTAGTGGACGACGGTCTGTCCGTAGGACGACGACCAGTGCTCCATTCCCTCGGGAAAGGTCGGTGCTGCGGTGCGAGCGGAGCGTTCGACGACGAGGAGCCCGGAGTCGACGAGCAGGCCGGTGGCTCGGGCGATGAGCTCGTCCATCTTGGTACTGGACAGGTCGTAGGGAGGGTCGAACCACATCACGTCGTAGCGCCCGGTGTCGTCGTGTCCCGGGGTGTCGCGTCCCGGTTCGCCATGCCCGGTGACGTCATTTCCAGCGGCACCGACAGACCGGGAGATCCAGGCAGAGACGTCGGCGGTGACCACCTGCACCGTGGCAGACAACGCCTTGGCATTGGCACCGATGATGGCGCTCGTCGCGGGCGTTTTCTCCACGCACACCACTGGCCCGGCCCCCCGGCTGGCAGCCTCCAGCCCCATCGCCCCCGAGCCGGCGAAAAGGTCTGCGAAGGCGATCCCTGCCAGGGCATCGCTCACCGGCTCGTCGGCGGTGCCGTTCCACGAGGCGATGGCGGAGAACACGGCCTCCCGCACGCGGTCGGTGGTCGGACGGGTCAGCTGGGTGGGCGGCGTCTTGATGCGGCGTCCTCCGTGACGGCCAGCGATGATTCTGCTCACGGTTCCAGCATATCGACCCCGCCTGGGAAGGTTCGACGAGCTGCCAGCGCCCGGCACGTGCCGCGGCTACACACGGCTCCATGGACATCGTGTCACCAATGGCCCCTGCTGCCACGGGCAGATGCAGATGCCACGGTCTGAAACAGAATTGCCACACGCGTTGTCCTCTCATACCTGTCGCGAGCGGTGTTGCATCGGGCACAGGGAGCGCATGGGCAACGGGCACAGGGGGCACATGGGTCTTGACAGCCCCATCACCATCCGAGGAAGACCCCTGCTGGAGTCACCTGGGCACCGTGCAGGTGGGGCGGCTGGTCACCAGCATGGGTGGTCAAACAAAGGTGTGTTCCCCATCGACTTCGCCCTGGAGGGCCCCTCTATCGGCTCTCGTACCGCCCTGGGACCCCACTTGGGGAGATCCTGCGCACCATTGCGTCGTCCTCGAGGCGGCCGGTTGGAGCGACAGGCGCGGTTGGAGTGCATGCTGCGCAGGCGTGTTCGTACTGCAGAACCGTGCCTTCTGCGGAAATCCCATGCTGCCCGAGATGCCGTCACCTGCAAGTGTCGGGCTGGCTGTCTTCCTGACCAGTCCTTCCTGACTAGCCCTGCTCCATGAGGTCGCCGGTGGCCATCTCCTCGGTCGAGCGCACCATGTCTGCCAGACGTGGATCATCGGGATCCTGACTCACCCATCGGATGGCCAGGTCCTTGGCCGCAGTGATGACGTCGGCATGATCGAGCACCCGCAGCATGCTCAGCACCGAACGCCCGGACTGATTGGCTCCCAGCACATTGCCCTCGTGTCGTTGGGCCAGGTCGAGTTCGGCGAGCCGGAATCCGTCCCGGGTGCTGGCCACCGCGTCCAGCCGGGTGCGTGCCGGGGTGTCCGGGGCGGCCGAGGTCACCAGCAGGCACAGTCCGGGGTGCTGGCCACGCCCGATGCGCCCGCGCAGCTGGTGCAGCTGGGAGACGCCGAACCGGTCGGCATCCATGATGACCATCATCGTGGCGTTGGGCACGTCCACCCCCACCTCGATGACGGTGGTGGCGATCAGCACCTGCGACTCGCCTTCGGCGAACCGTGCCATGATCGCCTCCTTCTTCTCGGCGTCGAGCCGGGAGTGCAGTGCCTCGATGCGCAGCCCGTTGAGCGGGCCGCGAGCCAGGCGAGGGCCGAGCTCCTCCACCGAGGCAGCCGGCCTGACTCCCCCCGGGCCCCCGGAGCCAGCCCTGCCCCCGGCATCCCGCGACATCCCCGGACCGATCCCCACCTGCGTATCGGCCCCCATCTCGGCATCGTCGGCGCCGATGCATGGGCACACGATGAAGACCTGATGGCCGGCATCCACCTCCTCGCGCACCCGCTGCCAGGCCCGGTCCAGCCATGCCTGGTGGATCGGCAGGTCGACGACGGTGGTCTGCACCTCGGCCCGGCCGCTGGGCAGCTGCGCAAGAGTGGAGACCTCGAGATCGCCGAAGACCGTCATGGCGACGGTACGTGGAATCGGGGTGGCGGTGAGCACCAACTCGTGGGGGCGGGCGTCGTCGCGTGCGGTGAGCAGGCCGCGCTGGGCCACGCCGAACCGGTGCTGCTCGTCGACGACCACCAGGCCGATGTCGGCGAACTGCACCGTGCCGGAGAGCAGTGCATGGGTGCCGATGACGATTCCGGCCTGCCCGTCGGCGATCCGGGCACGGGCCTGCCGGGCACTGGCCGTGCGCATCGACCCGGTGAGCAGCACGACGTCGGTCGCGTTCTCCGGTGCACCGAGCACCTGTCCACCGCCCAGGTCACCGAGCATGGACGTGATCGTCTGCCAGTGCTGTCGGGCCAGCACCTCGGTGGGGGCGAGCAACACCGCCTGGTGTCCGGCATCGACCACCTGCAGCATGGCACGCAGCGCCACGAGGGTCTTGCCGGAGCCGACCTCGCCCTGCAGGAGCCGCTGCATGGGGGCGTCTGCTGCGAGATCGGCGCTGATGGTCTCGCCAACCTGTTCCTGGCCCTCGGTGAGGGTGAATGGCAGCCGGGCGTCGAAGGCAGCAGCGATGCCGTCGTCACGATGCGGGCAGGCTGGCGCCCTGCGGGTTGCCGCCACCTGACGACGGTGTGCCATCGTCACCTGGGTGGCGATGGCCTCCTCCCACAGCAGACGTTCGGCACCCTTGGCGGCATCGGAGACCGCCGAGGGACGATGCACCCATTCGTAGGCCTGCGCGAGCGGTGCCAGATCGGCCTCCGCGACAAGCCAGTCGGGCAGGGTGTCGTCCAGCTGGCCGACCTCGGTGAGCACGAGGTCGATGGTCTCGGCGATGGTCCAGGTGGGCAGTTTGGAGCTGGCAGGGTACAGACCCACCAGTCCGTTGCGCATCACCTGGCTGGCCATGGTCTTCTTGTCGGCGCGCCCCACCACCTGACCGGTCTCGTCGAACATGACGAAATCGGGGTGGGTGAGCTGGGGTTTGTCACGAAACGAGGTCACCTTGCCCACGAAGATGCCGTGGCTGGAGACGGTGAACTGCTTGCTCCAGTAGGCCACCAGCCATTTACGACCGAAGAACGTCACGGGTAGGGTGGCCCTGCCGTCGGTGAGGGTGACCTCCAGGCGTTGCCGGGCATTGGATCCGGCCCCGACGGCGATGTCGTGGATCTCGACCCGGGAAACGTCGGCGATGAGCGCCACCTCGGTGCCCACGACGAGGTCGGAGAGATCGGTGTTCTGGGTGCCGGTGAGGTATCGGCGTGGCAGGTGGCCGAGCAGGTCGCCGACGTCGTGCACACCCAGGGCGTCGAAGGCCTTGGCGGCTCGGTTGCCCACCACCGAGCGCAGGGGCCGGTGCAGTTCCTTCTGGGTACGGGTCAACCACGAGACATCAGCCACGGCTTCGAGGTTACCGGACAATGATTTGAGCGGCACACGGCTGTGAGACGGCCAAGCTGTGGGGCGGCCGCACTCCCGGGACTGTCGGGGCAGGTGGGGAGCTGGGGTGCGGGTCATCGGGTGCAGAGACGGGGCGCCCGGACGAATCGGGCACGTGGCTCACCTGACCCGCGGTCAGCTCACCTGGCCACGCGTCTATAGCACCGCAAACACGACGAGAGCCCGTCCACAGGGACGGGCTCATCGACTGAGGTACCGACCAGTGTTGATCGGTACCGGAAAAGGTCAGCGTCCGACAGTGCCGGACTTGAGGCACGAGGTGCAGACGTTCATCCGCTTGTGAGTGCCTTCAACCACAACGCGCACGCGCTGGATGTTCGGGTTCCACCGCCGGTTGGTCTTCTTCTTCGACCAGGGGACGTTGTGTCCGAAACCGGGGCGCTTGCCGCAGACGTCACAGACAGCAGCCACTGGGAGATCTCCTTGTTCGGGGTCGGCGTCACGCGGACGCCCACACAATCGATGGGTTCGAGGGTTCCTGGGGACCTCAAGGGTTTCCCTTGGGAACTGGACAAGCCTATATGGTCGAGCGACCAGAACCCAAATCCGATGAGATGGGCAGCTCCGGCAGCG from Cutibacterium granulosum includes:
- a CDS encoding alpha/beta hydrolase produces the protein MIDILSPGLELTVAILAVATPLIIGIVVALRSWGRSVPRRIGRGAAALVVVLLCQALGLVAVFLHVNNTYAFYASWDELFGRTATVSTQDLVTVTSPSASVVPVSPHNPNPGGLLTGVDVAGTDPAYSHVPVWLPPQYFEKSEAHTQFPVLYWIGGVNDTGDHALQSIPLIDPALSLVKSGEVTPFIVVVLPGKIRSGQDTECMDIAGTNHQTWVMKTVREQVERHYRVGSTRESRFVAGWSTGGYCAANLTSKYPLDFNAGFALAGYYHPTFEGPALSKVTPQLIADNSPLARVKAGNVDSRVRFLSVMSKRDRSTWGDVDNPLMLNGQVWSDGQDFWNHAHALKQYEFIVLDQGGHGTGTYVPYLRQCLRWLGQFGL
- the ftsY gene encoding signal recognition particle-docking protein FtsY, producing MNSAVVIGTILVILVILGVIALGVAIVNRKQVKSGQRPQIGEGEPTSTDEAAHAGAADQAEGAPAQEPTGAPAAEEPADRAEAQPTVETPEASTSRLARLRRRLANSNNALARGLAELLSSDHIDEDTWDDFETTLITSDLGVGPSTELVEKLRSELAIDGVADPQRARTVLHDELVTLVNPDMDRELKLDHEEGKPAVILMVGVNGTGKTTTCGKIARMLVADGKSVVLGAADTFRAAAGEQLETWGERVGVRTVRKDAGTDPASVAYEAVQTGIDDGADVVIVDTAGRLHNKAGLMDELGKVKRVIEKLASVSEVLLVLDATTGQNGLTQARVFAEVVDVTGVVLSKLDGSAKGGIVVQVQQELGVPVKLIGLGEGPDDLAPFEAAGFVDGLMGQ
- a CDS encoding GtrA family protein, coding for MSTHKQRDWSKTLRELIKFGFVGGSGFVVNILVAIVLNKMHGGTAHAQDVLFNLFGTRWNFRFTSLVWIVAFLVANVFNFQLNRSWTFKRDVRRGWWAEFGPFFLVGSVAAVAGLFIKVALTNPTSPVYLPEGFFHESAGLHSREYWSQIITIVVTMPINFVVNKLWTFRAVKSHEGQTLAYIEADGTAAGHPTEAAESAGDPTATTSGSTTAAEYSR
- a CDS encoding ribbon-helix-helix protein, CopG family, with product MNVDTPIEEQIQAWVAEAEADCDVAELKRRGRGHSRAWGRACGRGHALTADELAALDVIADRGQVTRAEAIRQVLAAYAA
- the mutM gene encoding bifunctional DNA-formamidopyrimidine glycosylase/DNA-(apurinic or apyrimidinic site) lyase, with translation MPELPEVETVRRGLREHVLDRRIRCVEVNHPRLVRRQVGGAAAFVHGCRNRTIVDVRRRGKYLWFALDDDAALVAHLGMSGQFRVDAGPHAVRTEPLQAGSGHQSAGSGRQPTDDGHRHTRATFLLEATAHQIEAARPGGAEVLRFVDQRTFGAMWVSPGGAALPTEIAHIGRDLFDPEIDLDAAAQRMCRRRSTVKRAMLDQSLVSGIGNIYADESLWRARLHPLTPTNAMSQRQAVELWQVARGVMVEALEQGGTSFDKLYVNVNGSSGYFGRSLDVYGREGEPCHRCGTPIVRESFMNRSSHRCPRCQRLR
- the rnc gene encoding ribonuclease III; protein product: MARPAAGPGARTPDDSWAFLALLKELEVEIDPQLLDLALTHRSYAFEHGGLPTNERLEFLGDAVLEIGTTDYLYRAFPELSEGHLAKLRAAVVSTVSLGQVARRLGIGPYVRLGKGEELTGGHDKTSILADTTEALLGAVELSAGLPSALRLVHHLFDPLIDEAQRTGAGTDWKTVLQELCAAHDWEGPQYHVVGSGPDHDRRYEAHAVVADVAHTGFTGHNKKEAEQGAARLAVTELTSAGTS
- the rpmF gene encoding 50S ribosomal protein L32, whose product is MAVPKRKMSRSNTRHRRSQWKAVAPTLVMCANPACRAKHLPHTACPECGQYGSRSNMRQVTQA
- a CDS encoding YceD family protein, whose protein sequence is MNTNHRRPDGDNALLMDVSGLRRQAGQMIAVHRPFPAPAELGVDMIRVPEGSSIDVDLRMESVVEGILVTGTASTTLVGECSRCLDRIEDPRTFDLQELYFYPDREAEEDSLWVQDDDTIDLDPVLREAIVLNLPLNPLCDPDCLGLCPECGAHLNDDPDHDHGDQIDPRWAELAKFDPMES
- the coaD gene encoding pantetheine-phosphate adenylyltransferase; the protein is MKAVFSGSFDPITRGHVDIVTRARNLVDEVIVGVAVNTAKNGIFSMDERVSLVRDAVKDIPQVSVHLVDGLLVDFCRAHGADVIVRGLRFGGDFDYELQMAHLNKEMSGIETILLPAGREFGTISSSMIRSAASYGGDVSAFVTPTVTEALRRKFGSGVLGGEPGRDE
- a CDS encoding RsmD family RNA methyltransferase; this encodes MKTPPTQLTRPTTDRVREAVFSAIASWNGTADEPVSDALAGIAFADLFAGSGAMGLEAASRGAGPVVCVEKTPATSAIIGANAKALSATVQVVTADVSAWISRSVGAAGNDVTGHGEPGRDTPGHDDTGRYDVMWFDPPYDLSSTKMDELIARATGLLVDSGLLVVERSARTAAPTFPEGMEHWSSSYGQTVVHYAQRADPSQ
- a CDS encoding ATP-dependent DNA helicase RecG, with the translated sequence MADVSWLTRTQKELHRPLRSVVGNRAAKAFDALGVHDVGDLLGHLPRRYLTGTQNTDLSDLVVGTEVALIADVSRVEIHDIAVGAGSNARQRLEVTLTDGRATLPVTFFGRKWLVAYWSKQFTVSSHGIFVGKVTSFRDKPQLTHPDFVMFDETGQVVGRADKKTMASQVMRNGLVGLYPASSKLPTWTIAETIDLVLTEVGQLDDTLPDWLVAEADLAPLAQAYEWVHRPSAVSDAAKGAERLLWEEAIATQVTMAHRRQVAATRRAPACPHRDDGIAAAFDARLPFTLTEGQEQVGETISADLAADAPMQRLLQGEVGSGKTLVALRAMLQVVDAGHQAVLLAPTEVLARQHWQTITSMLGDLGGGQVLGAPENATDVVLLTGSMRTASARQARARIADGQAGIVIGTHALLSGTVQFADIGLVVVDEQHRFGVAQRGLLTARDDARPHELVLTATPIPRTVAMTVFGDLEVSTLAQLPSGRAEVQTTVVDLPIHQAWLDRAWQRVREEVDAGHQVFIVCPCIGADDAEMGADTQVGIGPGMSRDAGGRAGSGGPGGVRPAASVEELGPRLARGPLNGLRIEALHSRLDAEKKEAIMARFAEGESQVLIATTVIEVGVDVPNATMMVIMDADRFGVSQLHQLRGRIGRGQHPGLCLLVTSAAPDTPARTRLDAVASTRDGFRLAELDLAQRHEGNVLGANQSGRSVLSMLRVLDHADVITAAKDLAIRWVSQDPDDPRLADMVRSTEEMATGDLMEQG
- the rpmB gene encoding 50S ribosomal protein L28, with the protein product MAAVCDVCGKRPGFGHNVPWSKKKTNRRWNPNIQRVRVVVEGTHKRMNVCTSCLKSGTVGR